The following coding sequences lie in one Polypterus senegalus isolate Bchr_013 unplaced genomic scaffold, ASM1683550v1 scaffold_9499, whole genome shotgun sequence genomic window:
- the LOC120519555 gene encoding zona pellucida sperm-binding protein 4-like codes for MTLSFEGSPTVFLQKTIGGVQLVKVTKDLPGIVLRVKSGRTTLTVPFSSRYGYVVDERSQYIVVIAVGRPSNLKMFTCHKPDHRSWIVAERCAVTASEKLPCGGSSSITQADCEAKNCCYDSSSSTSPCYYANDVTVQCTLDGQFVVVVSENVTLPPLDLGSIQLVDSSSPSCSPVTSLSSFVMYQFPVSACGSTVQLSGGNVTYQNTMSAAITVRTGPEGSITRDSVYKLFFQCTYVGSQDVQVEAEVYTVAPPLPVVQQGPFDLELVIATDSTYGSYYVDADYPVIKTLRDPVAVEVHIVNRTDPNLVLTLGDCWVTPGPSASSQPQWSLLVNGCPYTGDNYLTSLVTVDSTSGVAYPSHYKRFVFEMFAFVDPVAQQALVEKIFIYCVAAACYPSATDPVLRAALQEDLAEL; via the exons AGACGATTGGCGGAGTACAACTGGTAAAGGTGACCAAAGATCTTCCAGGAATCGTCCTCCGTGTGAAGTCTGGCCGCACCACACTAACGGTGCCCTTTTCTTCCCGGTATGGTTACGTGGTAGATGAG CGTTCCCAGTATATCGTGGTCATTGCCGTTGGACGTCCCTCTAATTTGAAGATGTTCACATGCCATAAGCCAG ATCACCGATCTTGGATTGTTGCTGAGAGATGTGCAGTTACAGCCAGTGAGAAGCTCCCTTGTGGAGGGTCTTCATCCATCACTCAAGCAGACTGTGAAGCCAAAAACTGTTGCTATGATTCCAGCAGCAGCACCAGTCCATGCTACTATGCCAATGATG tgactgtgcagtgcaccctggatggccagtttgtggtggtggtgtctgAGAATGTGACCCTTCCTCCCCTGGATCTTGGGTCCATCCAGTTGGTGGACAGCAGTTCCCCCAGCTGCAGCCCTGTGACCAGCCTGTCAAGCTTTGTCATGTACCAGTTTCCAGTTAGTGCCTGTGGTAGCACAGTCCAG CTGTCTGGTGGCAATGTGACTTACCAGAACACCATGTCTGCTGCCATCACTGTGAGGACTGGTCCAGAGGGCTCCATCACCAGGGACAGTGTCTACAA gttattcttccagtgcacctacgtgggaagccaggatgtgcaagtggaggctgaggtgtatactgtggcgccacctcttccagtagtaCAGCAAGGGCCATTTGACCTGGAATTGGTCATTGCAACAG ATTCCACCTATGGCTCCTACTATGTGGATGCTGACTACCCGGTGATCAAAACTCTGAGGGATCCTGTGGCTGTGGAAGTGCACATCGTGAACAGGACTGACCCTAACCTTGTGCTGACTCTTGGGGACTGCTGGGTCACCCCAGGACCTTCTGCTTCCAGCCAGCCCCAGTGGAGCCTGCTGGTGAATGG GTGCCCATACACAGGAGACAACTATTTGACCAGCTTGGTGACTGTGGATAGCACCTCTGGAGTGGCCTACCCAAGTCATTACAAGAGATTTGTGTTtgagatgtttgcttttgtggATCCTGTAGCTCAGCAAGCCTTGGTTGAAAAG atcttcatctactgtgttgCTGCTGCCTGCTATCCCTCTGCCACAGACCCTGTACTCAGAGCTGCCCTGCAAGAA GATCTGGCAGAGCTGTAG